The following proteins come from a genomic window of Desmospora profundinema:
- a CDS encoding DNA-binding response regulator: MKLVIADRNPKERTGLEWLASSLSAPPRLIRQVASFSELMEKLEQEVPDLLCVELELIPPAQWDRFRHRVNHHRCWVVAMTAESTFEQASRAIQLRSAELWLKPLVAEQVQKSLRSLLHRIKEDSPSPKSAALPAPLGNLSLSLFIDDEQPFRGSMLILQTEAAYLKELMDFLRSFPFSVPGIPQFQALPDAVLCLFPPFSGDEADLFRREGQRILTRWTEGGHRPLFMAAHLSQPAGPSLYQRYHAAYGALSLRFFMGDQQLVLVDRPIQWRTIDPFLSPLEQRDWMERLDRGDIQAIEEWLRTDMAIGEVPYPEPGLLRTRLTSILAQLRRFMRSHLLHKQPHLEAAYHQVFSSILYSPVLYRIINDLARLADRLMEASFENRRRGRGNILEQGIRYMEEHYHRPDLGLEEVAKHVQRNPSYLSHLFAVNGTPFQRHLTQIRLREACRLLESTPFPIQEVARRVGYPNANYFSRVFRSHQKCSPRDYRDKNSDSIQKK, encoded by the coding sequence ATGAAGCTGGTAATTGCAGACCGTAATCCAAAAGAACGAACCGGGTTGGAATGGCTGGCCAGCTCTCTGTCGGCTCCTCCCCGTTTGATCCGCCAGGTCGCCTCCTTTTCGGAATTGATGGAAAAGCTGGAGCAGGAAGTGCCCGATCTGTTGTGTGTGGAACTGGAATTAATCCCTCCTGCTCAGTGGGATCGATTCCGTCATAGAGTGAACCACCACCGATGCTGGGTCGTCGCCATGACGGCAGAATCCACCTTTGAACAGGCATCACGGGCGATCCAACTCCGGTCCGCCGAACTGTGGCTGAAACCGCTGGTGGCGGAACAAGTGCAAAAAAGCCTAAGAAGTCTCTTACATCGAATAAAAGAAGACAGCCCTTCTCCTAAATCTGCGGCCCTCCCTGCCCCGCTCGGAAATCTTTCCCTCTCCCTGTTTATCGACGACGAACAACCCTTCCGGGGCAGCATGCTGATTTTGCAAACAGAGGCAGCCTATTTAAAAGAGCTGATGGACTTTCTCCGGTCATTTCCTTTTTCCGTGCCGGGGATCCCGCAATTTCAAGCGCTTCCTGATGCGGTCCTCTGTTTGTTCCCCCCTTTCTCCGGAGACGAAGCCGACCTGTTCCGGCGGGAGGGTCAACGCATCCTGACACGGTGGACAGAAGGAGGACACCGTCCCCTGTTTATGGCCGCCCATTTGTCACAACCGGCAGGTCCCTCCCTGTACCAGCGTTACCATGCAGCCTACGGAGCACTATCCCTGCGCTTTTTTATGGGAGACCAACAGCTTGTTTTGGTGGATCGCCCCATCCAATGGCGAACCATCGATCCCTTTTTAAGCCCGTTGGAACAACGGGATTGGATGGAGCGCTTGGACCGGGGTGACATCCAGGCGATCGAAGAGTGGCTGCGAACGGACATGGCAATCGGGGAGGTTCCCTACCCGGAACCCGGCCTCCTGCGTACCCGGTTGACCAGCATCCTGGCTCAGCTGAGACGATTTATGCGCAGCCATCTGTTGCACAAACAGCCTCATCTGGAAGCGGCATACCACCAAGTGTTCTCATCCATTTTGTACAGCCCGGTCTTGTATCGAATCATCAACGATTTGGCCCGCTTGGCGGACCGTTTGATGGAGGCCTCCTTTGAAAACCGACGCCGGGGGCGTGGAAACATATTGGAACAGGGAATCCGCTACATGGAAGAGCATTACCACCGCCCCGATCTGGGATTGGAAGAAGTGGCCAAACACGTCCAACGCAACCCCTCCTATCTGAGCCACCTTTTCGCAGTGAATGGGACCCCTTTTCAGCGACACCTCACTCAGATCCGGCTGCGGGAGGCCTGCCGGCTGCTGGAAAGCACCCCTTTCCCGATCCAGGAAGTGGCCCGGCGTGTGGGTTACCCCAATGCCAACTACTTCAGCCGGGT